The DNA region ATAATTATTAATTTGGTATGGCACTAAAAATACACCATACGTGAAAGATGTGAGCAAGCCAGGCAGTAAAGAACATAGTCATATACCTTTCAAGGTCAACAGGTCATCGAAAAGCCTTTTCTTCTCATGAATCAAAGGAGTGATTCTAGCTTCAGTCGCAAGGGCAGTTTGATCTAAACCAGACAAAAGGACATAAATCTCAGAAAACATTGGAAAAGGATATAAAACACAAAGATGATAACTCAAACGAGAGCATGACATTGGGAATATGAGAGTTAGCGCTTGCCAGTAAGCCCCCTGGCACCTTTACAATAGATTGGTATACAACTTGGGAGAACAGGGTATCACAGACACCAGCAACCATATGGTGTCCACTGGAAGCAGTTTACGTATTCTAAGAGCCCTATAAGCCCCATCTTACTAATCCGTGGAAAGAAAACACTAGGATGATTAACATAATCAAGATGAACAAAGGCAAAACATAGAAGACAAACAAAATAGAGTTTCGCAAACAATCAAGGGTGCTCCCTCAAGGATAATGCTTCAGTTTACTGAAAGGCATGCAGATGAGATGTTGAGCTTACCTAATTTTCGAGTTCTGGCAGCAAGAAATCCAAGATAGCGGGTGACACGACCCAGTTTTGCATTAGAATACTCAAGAAGGTCGCTAGCTTCCTGTCTAAGCTCCAAGCAGTCCTCTCTAGTAAGCTACAAGCGGAGTTTAAAAATGTAAGTTCACCACAAATGACTAGATGCCAACACAGATAGACAAAAGATCACGAATTGAATACATACACTATCATGGACCAAAAATCAGATTTGATGTGATACTATCATGATAACCCAGGTAGTAAACATACTAAACTTAAAAGTTAAAACCGTGTTAACATTCCGAATCCAAGTTATctttaaatatttcaaaacattAACAGTGTATCCCAGACATTTTTTTGGCTCTATAACTCATTTTGCACACCTTCATTCCTGCTGATCAAGTAGCTACATCACTTCTGATGCTGAACAAGAATCGAATAAATACATCTGCATTAAATGAAATCACAACGGATCGTGTCCTCCCATCACACACTAATTCAATAGaacaatattaaagcccatcaCACTATCACAGTATCATCTTTGTCCAACCAAAGCACATGGGCTTGACTCCAAATCACTGCGCCAATCAACTCGTGCACCCAATGCATAAACCTGTGAAGGGAACTGTACAAATTTATCTCAATTTTCCCGCTCCACCGATGCAAAATACTTCATCGATGGAAACACTCAGCACCTACCCAGACACACTACAAGCACCACAGTTACCAAATCCAAACTCCAGAGCAAGACGAGCACCTGGACGCTGTCCGCGAGCTGGCCGAGCCGGTCGGCAACAGGCActgcgccggccgccgcgcggggtGCCCCTGCGGAGGGGCGGAGCACCATGGTGGTAGGCGGCGCCCGCGGCATCGCCGTCGGCGGCTCGAACCCGGGCACGTCCCAGCACCAGCCTCCGCGCGTGTCCGTCATTGGCGCCACCGCGGCCGGAAACCCTAGATAGCGAGGGGGCAGGGAGCCGGGGGGTTTTTGGGGGCAgccgaggaggtggcggtggtggacgGCGGAGGAGGCGCCCGCCACCTCTACTCTATCTGTCGCTTCGCGAGACGCGAGCGTGGGAAAGAGCAGAGGACGGGGGGCAGAATTTTTTCCGCCTCCGCATTTCGTTCTGTTCGGGGTGGGTCGCCTCGCCTCGGCTAAGACCATCTACAACGATTTTCTTTTAAGGCCTGCAATTCCTTTTATAAtgaaatttttattttgtttaacGTTTCTGTCGGATCCCTCCTTCggggtcacctcgtgtagctcataccaATCCCTGGATAAGTAGCTGTTACGTACGAACTCCAACAAAAATAGACATCACAGACATACATcgaataaatacgataatagagtacaacacagagttcattacagCAGAAGCCCGTAGGTATAATTTAacaaaccctcaaagcacaGCGAAAACACATAAAAGCGACAAATGCCCTACAGGCAGTTTGAGTGCAGATGAAAccggcttctctaatcttcatcttctctttcgacgaagtcggcctctggatcatctggatccacaattagcaagtgtgagtatataagatactcagcaagtcctacctcaagagggaaaattagatgcttaacggtagatcaaggataaggctgtagagtcttttaggtttgCGAAAAGCTATTTTTATTGATAcaaggttcattttgcaaagactaactttAATAAAAACACTTCCGAAGAGAATACATAAGTTGAGCTTAAGGGGGTGGCGGTCCTAGGGGAAGTACATCCGTCCCGTCAGTTTCCATAAGTCTTTTGCCAGCGGACACATAGTCCgggaggcttagggcacaaagccaaaatcCTTCTTTTCGAAAACTCAGGCACAtagcccactcacacaccaaggagatactcacatcgaaaagctaatcattgtgaccaaaccatatcATGTCCTTCACCGAGGACACGactatccggataggtttaacactcttagagattgtacacttt from Phragmites australis chromosome 8, lpPhrAust1.1, whole genome shotgun sequence includes:
- the LOC133926427 gene encoding kinesin-like protein KIN-14L isoform X2: MTDTRGGWCWDVPGFEPPTAMPRAPPTTMVLRPSAGAPRAAAGAVPVADRLGQLADSVQLTREDCLELRQEASDLLEYSNAKLGRVTRYLGFLAARTRKLDQTALATEARITPLIHEKKRLFDDLLTLKANVKVFCCSRPLFEDEGPSMIEFPDDFTIRVNTGDESLTNPKKDYEFDRVYGPHTGQGELFHDVQPFVQSALDGYNISIFAYGQSRPGKTQTLVLINSCVVIVFPELPYFNI